The sequence TGCCGGGTACCTGGTACATGTCGCTGGAACTGGAGTCGGGCGACTCCTAGGAGCGTGGGCGGTTTATCCCGCGGTGCTGCGGATCGCCTCGGGCAATGGCACCGGCTTGCCGCTGGCCGGGTCCATCCACACCATCACCACGTGGCCGTCGCAGTACAGCTGGTCGGGGCGTTCGGCATCGATCACCCGGTGCGCGATCGTCATCGAGCTGTTGCCCATGCGCTCGCAGAACAGCTGCACCTGCAATTGCGCGGGCCAGGCGATCGGGCGGCGGTAGTTGACCTGGCTGGCGGCCATCACCGGCATCGCGTGCTCGTCGAACCACGGCCCGGGCACGTGGCTCAGCCACTGCAGCCGCGCCTCTTCCAGGTAGGTGAGGTAGTTGGAATTGTTGACGTGGTTGAACGCGTCGAGGTCGCGCCAGCGCACGCCGAGCGAGGCGACGAACAGCGGCACGTCTGAGGTGTCGGTCCTGGTTTCGGTGGTACCGGGTGAGTGGGTGCTCATGAGGATTTTTTCTTTCCGCTTCCGCGCATCGGCTTGTACTTGTCGGCCGAGGCGATGTGTTTGGTGGCGGCCTTGATGCGCTTGGGGGCGCCGGACTGTTTCGGCTTGGCCGGCTTCAGGTGGGGCGCGAGGAAATGGCCGGTGTGCGATTCGGCTGTGGCCGCCACGGTTTCCGGCGTGCCGGCAACCAGGATGCGGCCACCGCCGGCACCGCCCTCGGGGCCGAGGTCGACGACCCAGTCGGCGGTCTTGATCACGTCCAGGTTGTGCTCGATCACCACCACGGTGTTGCCCTGGTCGACCAGCTGGTGTAGTACATCGAGCAACTGCTCGATGTCGTGGAAGTGCAAGCCGGTAGTGGGCTCGTCGAGGATGTACAAGGTGTTGCCGGTGTCGCGCTTGGACAGCTCCTTGGACAGCTTCACGCGCTGCGCCTCGCCGCCGGACAGCGTGGTCGCGCTCTGGCCGAGCTTGATGTAATCGAGGCCCACGGCGCGCAGCGTGTCGAGCTTGCGCGCGATGGTCGGCACGTTCTCGAACAGCTTCAGCGCGTCCTCCACCGTCATGTCGAGCACGTCGGCGATGGTGTGGCCCTTGTACAGGATTTCCAGCGTCTCGCGGTTGTAGCGCTTGCCGTGGCAGACGTCGCACGGCACGTAGACGTCGGGCAGGAAGTGCATCTCCACCTTGAGCATGCCGTCGCCTTCGCACGCCTCGCAGCGGCCGCCGCGCACGTTGAAGCTGAAGCGGCCGGGGGTGTAGCCACGCGAGCGCGCTTCCGGCACCTGCGAAAACATGTCGCGCAGCGGGGTGAACAGGCCGGTGTAGGTAGCAGGATTGGAGCGCGGCGTGCGGCCGATCGGCGACTGGTCGATGTCGACCACCTTGTCGAACAGCTGCAAGCCCTGCACCGACTGGTACGGAGCGGCTTGCGTGCCGGCGCCGTTGAGTTCGGCGACAGCGAGCCGGAACAAGGTGTCGTTGACCAGGGTGGACTTGCCGGAGCCGGAGACGCCGGTGACGCAGGTGAACAGCCCGGCCGGGATCGCCAGGTCGACGTGTTTGAGGTTGTTGCCGCTGGCGCCTTTCAGCTGCAGCCACGAATCGTTGTCGATCGGCTGGCGGCGCTCCTTCGGCACCTCGATCGCGCGTGCGCCGGAGAGGAACTGGCCGGTGACCGAGCGCGGCGAGTCGAGCATGTCCTGCACCGAGCCCTGCGCCACGATCTCGCCGCCGTGCACGCCGGCGCCGGGGCCGATGTCGAGCACGTGGTCGGCCATGCGGATCGCGTCCTCGTCGTGCTCGACCACGATCACCGTGTTGCCGAGGTCGCGCAGCCGGGTCAGCGTGCCGAGCAGGCGTTCGTTGTCGCGCTGGTGCAGGCCGATGGACGGCTCGTCCAGCACGTACATCACGCCGACCAGGCCGGCGCCGATCTGCGAGGCGAGGCGGATGCGTTGCGCTTCGCCGCCGGAGAGCGAGTCGGCCTGGCGGTCCAGGGTCAGGTAGTTCAGGCCCACGTCGTTGAGGAAGCTCAGCCGTTCGCGGATCTCCTTGACGATCTTCACCGCGATCTCGCCGCGCCAGCCGGTGAGCTTCAGCTCCTCGAAGAACGCCAGCGCGTCGTCGATGGAACGATGCGTGAGCGCGGGCAAGGCGTGGTCGGCGACGAACACGTTGCGGGCCGAGCGGTTCAGTCGCTGGCCTTCGCAGGCAGGGCAGGGCTGGTCGCTGATGTACTTGGCCAGCTCCTCGCGCACCGCGGCGGATTCGGTTTCCTTGTAGCGCCGCTCCAGGTTCGGCAGGATGCCCTCGAACGCGTGCTCGCGGGTGACCTTGCCGCCACGTTCGGTGAGGTAGCGGAAGGCGATCTTGTCCTTGCTGCTGCCGTACAGGACGGCCTTCTGGACGTCCGCAGGGAGTTTGTTCCACGGCGTGTCCACGTCGAAGCCGTAGTGCGCGGCCAGCGACAGGATCAGCTGGAAATAGTGCGCGTTGCGCCGGTCCCAGCCGCGCACCGCGCCGCTGGCCAGCGACAGCTCCGGATGGCTGACCACGCGCGCCGGATCGAACACCTGGGTCACGCCCAGTCCGTCGCAAGTGGGACAGGCGCCCACCGGCGAGTTGAACGAGAACAGGCGCGGTTCCAGCTCCGGCAGCGAGTAGTCGCAGACCGGGCAGGAGTAGCGTGAGGACAGCATCTGTTCGGGCGCGTCGGTTGCATCCATGTTGGCCAGGATCACCAGCCCGTCGCCCAGTCGCAGCGCGGTCTCGAACGATTCGGCCAGGCGCTGCTTGATGTCTTCGCGTGGGCGGAAACGATCCACCACCACCTCGATGGTGTGCTTGATGCGCAACCCCAGCGGCGGCACCGCGTCCAGGTCGTACACCGCGCCGTCGACGCGGGCGCGCACGAAGCCCTGCGCGCGCAGCTGCTCGAACACCTGCACGTGCTCGCCCTTGCGCTCGCGGATCACCGGCGCCAGCAGCATGTAGCGCTGCTCGGGGTCGAGTGCGAGCGTGGCGTCCACCATCTGGCTTACCGTCTGCGCCTCCAGCGGGATGCCGTGGTCCGGGCAGCGCGGCGTGCCGACGCGGGCATACAGCAGGCGCAGGTAGTCGTACACCTCGGTGATGGTGCCGACGGTGGAGCGCGGGTTATGCGAGGTGGATTTCTGCTCGATCGAGATCGCCGGCGACAGGCCTTCGATGTGGTCGACGTCGGGCTTCTCCATCATCGACAGGAACTGCCGTGCATAGGACGACAGCGATTCCACGTAGCGGCGCTGGCCTTCGGCGTAGATGGTGTCGAACGCCAGCGAGGATTTGCCGGAGCCGGACAGGCCGGTGATCACGATCAACTGGTCGCGGGGGAGGTCGAGGTCGATGTTCTTGAGGTTGTGCGTGCGTGCGCCGCGGATGCGAATGGTGTCCATGGACGCCGGATATGGGGGGGAACGTGCACTATACCAACCTGGGCAGGTCAGTTATTGCCGCTTCAGCCGGAAAGTTCCGGTGGGCGGCAGCGTATGGCCTAATGCATGGCTTCCCGGCCACGAGGCCGCCACGTCGGAGATCACCGCCCATGCGCACCCGGATCCGGATCGGCGCCCTGCTGTGGCTGCTCGTTTTCTGCGGAGCGGCCGCGGCGGCTGTGGCACCCAGCGAGCAGCAGGTGCGCGACCTGTTCAAGGTGATGCGGATGGAGCAGACCCTCGGCCAGATGAACACGCAGATGGCCACGCTGATGCAGCAGAAGCTGCCTTGCGTGCCGGCGGCCTACTGGCAGGGGTTCGTCGACAGCGACGGCGCCGCGGCCGTCATGCAGCGCATGGTCCCGGTGTTCCAGCGCCATTTCAGTGGCGAGGAGATCGACGGGCTGCTCAAGTTCTACCGCTCGCCGCTGGGCCAGAAGGTGCTGACCGAGATGCCTGCGGCCATGGCCGAGGCGACCCAGGTGGGCCAGCAGTGGGGGCAGGAGCGCACCCGCACGATGCTGCAGGAGCTGGAGAAGAAGGGCAGCCTCGACGCGCAGGGCCGCTGTCCGGCCGCGCCGGAGGCTGCCAAGAGCGAGACCAGGCCGGCGACCCGGCCAGTGAAAAAGCACGTTAGGCACAAAACGACGCACCACCACAAGCCGGCGGCCAAGCCCCGGCCCAAGTCGGCCACGCCGGTTCCGGCAAAGTCCGGAACGCCGGCCCCGGCCCGGTCCTAGCCGGCTGCTTAGTATTTGACCAGTGCATGGGTGCGCCGCTACAATCCGCAGTTCGCCAGACCTGAATGGGTCATGGCGATACCCAAGAGAATAACGACAGAAGGGCATTCCCATGAGTTACGCAGTCATCAAAACCGGTGGCAAGCAGTACCGTGTGCAGCAGGGCGACGTGCTGCGCGTGGAGCTGTTGACCGCCGAAGAAGGCGCCAGCGTGAGCTTCGACCAGGTGTTGCTGGTCGGTTCCGGCGAGTCGGTCACCGTCGGTGCGCCGGTCGTCGCGGGCGCCACCGTCAGCGCCACCGTGCGCAAGCACGGCCGTGCCGACAAGATCCGCATCATCAAGTTCCGCCGCCGCAAGCATTACAAGCGCCAGCAGGGCCATCGGCAGCATTTCACCGAAATCGAGATCACGGGCATCAACGCCTGAGCAACTGGAGCATTGAGTCATGGCACATAAAAAAGGCGTAGGTTCCAGCCGCAACGGTCGCGATTCGAACCCGAAGTACCTCGGCGTCAAGGTCTACGGTGGCCAGGCCATCGAAGCCGGCAACATCATCGTGCGTCAGCGTGGCACCCAGTTCCATCCGGGCACCGGCGTGGGTCTGGGTCGTGACCACACGCTGTTCGCGCTGGTCGACGGCAAGGTCCACTTCGCCGTGCGCGGCGACAAGAACCGCCGTTTCGTCGACGTCGTCCAGGCGTAAGCCTTCCGCGACGCGATAGCGAAGGCCCCGCTTCGGCGGGGTTTTTCGTTTGCGGCAAGGAATGGGGAAGGGGGAACGGTAAAAAGCGGGGTTTCCACAAGTCCCGTACCCTATCCTGATTGTGCGCCCCTCCCATTCCCGATTCTCCATTCCCCATTCCCGGCACCCCCATGAAATTCGTCGACGAAGCAAACATCAAGGTCCAGGCCGGTGACGGCGGCAATGGCTGCATCAGCTTCCGCCGCGAGAAGTTCATCCCGTTCGGTGGCCCCGACGGCGGCGATGGCGGTTTCGGCGGCTCGGTCTGGCTGGTCGCCGACGAGGGCCTGAACACCCTGGTCGACTTCCGTCACCAGCGCAGCTTCAAGGCCAAGCGCGGCGAGAACGGCATGGGCAGCCAGATGTATGGCAAGGGCGGCGAGGACACCACGATCCGCGTGCCGGTCGGCACCATGATTACCAACGTCGACACCGACGAGGTGATCGGCGACCTGACCGCCCATGGCCAGCGCATGCTGGTGGCACAGGGCGGCAAGGGTGGCTTGGGCAACATCCACTTCAAGACGTCGGTGAACCGGGCGCCACGCAAGGCCACCCCGGGCACGCCGGGCGAGGTGCGCGAGCTGAAGCTGGAACTGCGCCTGCTGGCCGACGTCGGCCTGCTCGGTTTCCCCAACGCCGGCAAGTCCACCTTCATCCGCGCGGTGTCGGCGGCGACGCCGCGGGTGGCGGACTACCCGTTCACCACGCTGCACCCGAACCTGGGCGTGGTCAGCCTCGGCACCGACCAGAGCTTCGTGATCGCCGACATCCCCGGCCTGATCGAGGGCGCCTCCGAGGGCGCCGGGCTGGGCATCCAGTTCCTGCGTCACGTGGCGCGCACCAGCCTGCTGCTGCACATCGTAGACATTGCGCCGATCGACGGTTCCGACGTGGCCGCCCAGGTGCGCGCGATCGAGCAGGAGCTGCAGAAGTTCAACCCGGAACTGCTGGAACGCCCGCGCTGGCTGGTGCTGAACAAGGCCGACATGCTGGCCGCGGACGAGCGCCAGGCGGTGGCGGAAAAGATCATCGCCGAGCTGGGCTGGTCCGAGCCGTGGTTCCTGGTCTCGGCGATCGCGCGCGAGAACACCATGGCCGTGTGTCAGCAGGTGCAGCGTTTCTTCGAATCGCAGCGCGAGGCCAGCGTGAAACGTATCGACATGCTGCCGAACGACGTGCGTCTGCGCGGGGAAGCGCCGCAAGGCTGAATCCGGCGAGGCGTGCCGGTTGACGCAACCCGGCCGGAACGGCAGCCGGATGTATTGCGGACACAAATAAGAATGATTATCATATAGACCTTCTCGACGGGTAGAGGGTTGGTCACATGCAGCGGTTTCTCATCGTTCTCGGCCTGATGCTGGCCAGTGTGGCGGCAATGGCGGGAGATCTGCAGGAATACAAGCTGGTCATCCAGAACCACGTCTACCAGCCGACCGAACTGAAGGTGCCGGCCGGCACCAAGTTCAAGCTGGTGATCGAGAACCGCGACGCTTCGCCGGAGGAGTTCGAGAGCACCGAGTTCAATCGCGAGAAGATCGTGATGCCGAACAGCTCGGCCCATATCTACGTAGGCCCGCTTGCCGCCGGACACTACAAGTTCTTCGGCGACTTCCATCAGGACACGGCGCAAGGCACGCTGGTGGTGGAGTAGCCATATGCCAGGTATCGCACTGCTGGTTTTCCGGGAAGTCCTGGAAGCTGCCCTGATCATCACCATCGTTTGTGCGGCCACCCGCGGGGTACCGCGGCGCGGGCTGTTTGTCGGCGGCGGCCTGATCCTTGGCGTGCTGGGCGCGCTGCTGGTCGCGCTGTCCGCTGCTTCGCTGGCGAACGCCTTCAGCGGCGTCGGCCAGGAAGTCTTCAACGCTGGCGTGCTGCTGGCCGCCGTACTCATGATCAGCTGGCATGTGCTTTGGATGTCCAGCCATGGACGGGCGATGGCGGCGGAGATGAAGGCGTTGGGAGGCGCCGTTCAGAGCGGCTCAAGCTCGTTGATGATGCTGTTGCTGGTCGTGGCCTTGGCCGTGCTGCGCGAGGGCTCGGAAGTGGTGCTGTTTCTGTATGGCATGGTGGCCGGCGGCGCGGTGGGCGTACTCGGCGGGCTGGCGCTGGGCGTGATCGCGGGTACCGCAGTGGGCTTCGCCCTGTATTACGGTCTGTTGCGGATCCCGCTGCGGCATTTCTTCGATGCGACCAATGCGATGCTGATGTTGCTGGCTGCGGGCCTGGCGTCGTCAGCGGCGCGATATCTGGTGCAGGCCGATCTGCTGCCGGCGCTCACCGACCCGCTGTGGGACAGTTCCTGGCTGTTGTCGAATGACTCGCTGCCGGGGCAGACGCTGCATATCCTGATCGGTTACGACGCCCGCCCGTCCGGGATCATGCTGGTGTTCTACACCGCCACCCTGCTGCTCCTGCTGGGCGGCATGCGCTGGGTCGCTCGCGCTGCCGCCCCGCGTGCCGGCCATGCGGCCGCGGCGATTGCAGCACCCCAGTCCTGATTCCGCATACCGGCCACGCCGTCGCGGCTTGTCCTCTCAAGCGGGTGCGGTGCGCGCCCGATTTCCCCGAACCTGATGCCAAGGAAGCTCCTGCGTGATCACCTACTTCCGATTCTCCCGCGGCGCCTGCCTGATGTTGTTCGCTACCGTCACGCTGGCAGGTGCCGGGCGTGCGCATGCCGATGATTTCATCGTGTATTCGCCGCACGTGATCGCGACCCAGACCGAGGTCGAGTTGCGCGGCTACAGCTTCGACGACGGCCGATCGGACATGGGTGGCCAGCGCGCCGCCGAATTGTCCGTGGCGCACGCCTTCACCGGCTGGTGGAAGCCCGAGCTCTATCTCGCCGAATACGAAAAGGAGCCGGGCGCCGGCGGAAGGCTGGTGGGCTACGAGTTCGAAAACACCTTTCAGCTCACCGAACCGGGGCGCTACTGGGCGGACTTCGGCTTGCTCGCATCCTATGGCCGCCCCAAGGATGGCGGGCCCGGCGAAATCGAGTTCGGTCCGCTGATCGAGAAGACCGTGGGCCGCTTCGACCACCGGGTCAACCTGATCTGGGAGCAGCACGTCGGCGCGGGTGCCGCGTCCGGAACCGAGTTCCGCTACAGCTACGCAGGGACCTACGCCGTGTCGAGCGCGTTCCGCCCGGGTATCGAGGCCTATGGTCGCCCCGATGACGATGCGTACCAGGCCGGCCCGGTCGTCGCTGGCGAATGGCATGTGCCGCACAGCAGCGGCAACCTGGAATACCGCTTCGGCGTGCTGCTGGGCATCAACGCGGCGGCTCCGCGTCGCACCTGGCTGGTCCAGCTCGAATACGAGTTCTTCTGAGCCATCGGCCACCGCGGCGTTACATGCGGAACACGCCGTAGCGCTGCGGTTCGATCGGCGCGTTGAGCGAGGCGGAGATCGCCAGGCCGAGCACGCGGCGGGTGTCCACCGGGTCGATGATGCCGTCGTCCCACAGCCGCGCGCTGGCGTAGTAGGGGTGGCCCTGGCGCTCGTACTGCTCGCGGATCGGCGCCTTGAACGCTTCCTCGTCCTCCGCGCTCCAGGATTTGCCCGCCGTCTCGATGCCGTCGCGCTTGACCGTGGCCAGCACGCTGGCGGCCTGCTCGCCGCCCATCACCGAGATGCGCGCGTTCGGCCACATCCACAGGAAACGGGCGCCGTAGGCGCGGCCGCACATCGCGTAGTTGCCGGCGCCGAAGCTGCCGCCGATCACCACGGTGAACTTCGGCACGTGCGAGCAGGCCACCGCGGTCACCATCTTCGCGCCGTCCTTGGCGATGCCGGCCTGTTCGTACTTCTTGCCGACCATGAAGCCGGTGATGTTCTGCAGGAACACCAGCGGCACGTTGCGCTGGTTGCACAGCTCGATGAAATGCGCGCCCTTGAGCGCGCTCTCGGCGAACAGGATGCCGTTGTTGGCAACGACGCCCACCGGGTAACCATGGATATGCGCGAAGCCGCAGACCAGGGTCTTGCCGTAGCGCGCCTTGAACTCGTGGAACTCGGAACCGTCGACGATGCGCGCGATCACCTCGCGGATGTCGAACGGGCGGCGGGTGTCCTGCGGAATCACGCCGTAGAGTTCCTCGGCCGGGTACTTCGGTTCGACCGGCGCGCGCAGCGCCAGCGGCATGTCCTTCTTGCGGTTGAGGCTGGCCACGATGTCGCGCGCGATCGCCAGCGCGTGCGCGTCGTTCTCGGCGTAGTGGTCGGCCACGCCGGAGATCGACGTGTGCACGTCCGCGCCACCCAGCGTCTCGGCATCGACCACCTCGCCGGTAGCGGCCTTCACCAGCGGCGGGCCGCCGAGGAAGATGGTGCCCTGCTCGCGCACGATGATGGTCTCGTCGCTCATCGCCGGCACGTAGGCGCCGCCGGCGGTGCACGAGCCCATCACCACCGCGATCTGCGGGATGTTCAACGCACTCATCCGCGCCTGGTTGTAGAAGATCCGGCCGAAGTGTTCCTTGTCCGGGAACACCTCGTCCTGCAGTGGCAGGAAGGCACCGCCGGAG is a genomic window of Rhodanobacter thiooxydans containing:
- the rplU gene encoding 50S ribosomal protein L21 produces the protein MSYAVIKTGGKQYRVQQGDVLRVELLTAEEGASVSFDQVLLVGSGESVTVGAPVVAGATVSATVRKHGRADKIRIIKFRRRKHYKRQQGHRQHFTEIEITGINA
- a CDS encoding DUF2059 domain-containing protein, which produces MRTRIRIGALLWLLVFCGAAAAAVAPSEQQVRDLFKVMRMEQTLGQMNTQMATLMQQKLPCVPAAYWQGFVDSDGAAAVMQRMVPVFQRHFSGEEIDGLLKFYRSPLGQKVLTEMPAAMAEATQVGQQWGQERTRTMLQELEKKGSLDAQGRCPAAPEAAKSETRPATRPVKKHVRHKTTHHHKPAAKPRPKSATPVPAKSGTPAPARS
- a CDS encoding acyl-CoA thioesterase — encoded protein: MSTHSPGTTETRTDTSDVPLFVASLGVRWRDLDAFNHVNNSNYLTYLEEARLQWLSHVPGPWFDEHAMPVMAASQVNYRRPIAWPAQLQVQLFCERMGNSSMTIAHRVIDAERPDQLYCDGHVVMVWMDPASGKPVPLPEAIRSTAG
- the rpmA gene encoding 50S ribosomal protein L27 yields the protein MAHKKGVGSSRNGRDSNPKYLGVKVYGGQAIEAGNIIVRQRGTQFHPGTGVGLGRDHTLFALVDGKVHFAVRGDKNRRFVDVVQA
- a CDS encoding FTR1 family iron permease, coding for MPGIALLVFREVLEAALIITIVCAATRGVPRRGLFVGGGLILGVLGALLVALSAASLANAFSGVGQEVFNAGVLLAAVLMISWHVLWMSSHGRAMAAEMKALGGAVQSGSSSLMMLLLVVALAVLREGSEVVLFLYGMVAGGAVGVLGGLALGVIAGTAVGFALYYGLLRIPLRHFFDATNAMLMLLAAGLASSAARYLVQADLLPALTDPLWDSSWLLSNDSLPGQTLHILIGYDARPSGIMLVFYTATLLLLLGGMRWVARAAAPRAGHAAAAIAAPQS
- the cgtA gene encoding Obg family GTPase CgtA; the protein is MKFVDEANIKVQAGDGGNGCISFRREKFIPFGGPDGGDGGFGGSVWLVADEGLNTLVDFRHQRSFKAKRGENGMGSQMYGKGGEDTTIRVPVGTMITNVDTDEVIGDLTAHGQRMLVAQGGKGGLGNIHFKTSVNRAPRKATPGTPGEVRELKLELRLLADVGLLGFPNAGKSTFIRAVSAATPRVADYPFTTLHPNLGVVSLGTDQSFVIADIPGLIEGASEGAGLGIQFLRHVARTSLLLHIVDIAPIDGSDVAAQVRAIEQELQKFNPELLERPRWLVLNKADMLAADERQAVAEKIIAELGWSEPWFLVSAIARENTMAVCQQVQRFFESQREASVKRIDMLPNDVRLRGEAPQG
- a CDS encoding cupredoxin domain-containing protein; the protein is MQRFLIVLGLMLASVAAMAGDLQEYKLVIQNHVYQPTELKVPAGTKFKLVIENRDASPEEFESTEFNREKIVMPNSSAHIYVGPLAAGHYKFFGDFHQDTAQGTLVVE
- the uvrA gene encoding excinuclease ABC subunit UvrA — translated: MDTIRIRGARTHNLKNIDLDLPRDQLIVITGLSGSGKSSLAFDTIYAEGQRRYVESLSSYARQFLSMMEKPDVDHIEGLSPAISIEQKSTSHNPRSTVGTITEVYDYLRLLYARVGTPRCPDHGIPLEAQTVSQMVDATLALDPEQRYMLLAPVIRERKGEHVQVFEQLRAQGFVRARVDGAVYDLDAVPPLGLRIKHTIEVVVDRFRPREDIKQRLAESFETALRLGDGLVILANMDATDAPEQMLSSRYSCPVCDYSLPELEPRLFSFNSPVGACPTCDGLGVTQVFDPARVVSHPELSLASGAVRGWDRRNAHYFQLILSLAAHYGFDVDTPWNKLPADVQKAVLYGSSKDKIAFRYLTERGGKVTREHAFEGILPNLERRYKETESAAVREELAKYISDQPCPACEGQRLNRSARNVFVADHALPALTHRSIDDALAFFEELKLTGWRGEIAVKIVKEIRERLSFLNDVGLNYLTLDRQADSLSGGEAQRIRLASQIGAGLVGVMYVLDEPSIGLHQRDNERLLGTLTRLRDLGNTVIVVEHDEDAIRMADHVLDIGPGAGVHGGEIVAQGSVQDMLDSPRSVTGQFLSGARAIEVPKERRQPIDNDSWLQLKGASGNNLKHVDLAIPAGLFTCVTGVSGSGKSTLVNDTLFRLAVAELNGAGTQAAPYQSVQGLQLFDKVVDIDQSPIGRTPRSNPATYTGLFTPLRDMFSQVPEARSRGYTPGRFSFNVRGGRCEACEGDGMLKVEMHFLPDVYVPCDVCHGKRYNRETLEILYKGHTIADVLDMTVEDALKLFENVPTIARKLDTLRAVGLDYIKLGQSATTLSGGEAQRVKLSKELSKRDTGNTLYILDEPTTGLHFHDIEQLLDVLHQLVDQGNTVVVIEHNLDVIKTADWVVDLGPEGGAGGGRILVAGTPETVAATAESHTGHFLAPHLKPAKPKQSGAPKRIKAATKHIASADKYKPMRGSGKKKSS
- a CDS encoding carboxyl transferase domain-containing protein codes for the protein MSIIASQIDPRSPEFQASSSQLRAVVDDLQRELVRSAEGGGTKARDKHVARGKLLPRERIRALLDPGSPFLELSPLAAHGMYDDAAPAAGLITGIGRVNGIEVVVVANDATVKGGTYFPMTVKKHLRAQEVALENRLPCIYLVDSGGAFLPLQDEVFPDKEHFGRIFYNQARMSALNIPQIAVVMGSCTAGGAYVPAMSDETIIVREQGTIFLGGPPLVKAATGEVVDAETLGGADVHTSISGVADHYAENDAHALAIARDIVASLNRKKDMPLALRAPVEPKYPAEELYGVIPQDTRRPFDIREVIARIVDGSEFHEFKARYGKTLVCGFAHIHGYPVGVVANNGILFAESALKGAHFIELCNQRNVPLVFLQNITGFMVGKKYEQAGIAKDGAKMVTAVACSHVPKFTVVIGGSFGAGNYAMCGRAYGARFLWMWPNARISVMGGEQAASVLATVKRDGIETAGKSWSAEDEEAFKAPIREQYERQGHPYYASARLWDDGIIDPVDTRRVLGLAISASLNAPIEPQRYGVFRM